One Rhodoluna sp. KAS3 DNA window includes the following coding sequences:
- a CDS encoding adenosine deaminase: protein MAKFDIQSLPKISLHDHLDGGLRPQSIIEMAAEIGLELPANTAEELRTWFEKSADSGSLVEYLKTFDITTAVMQTREHLTRVAREFVIDLANDGVIYGEVRWAPEQHLTRGLTLDEAVEAVQDGLEEGAAIIEKQGGYIRTGQLITAMRHADRALEIAELAVRHRDGGVVGFDIAGAEKGFLPSQHKAAFDYLAGELFPVTVHAGEADGVESIRDAIVSGRALRLGHGVRLIEDIMFSRTEDDTDVVELGPVAEWVNDRGIALEICPSSNLQTGAISMLGDKMSDHPFDVFYDLGFAVTVSTDNRLMSGTTLTRELELLVDTFGYGIEDLEVFMTTAAEHSFQPIHDREELIEVIQEAYAAAAGAKHAVS, encoded by the coding sequence ATGGCGAAATTCGACATTCAGTCACTGCCGAAGATTTCACTTCACGATCACCTAGATGGCGGCCTGCGCCCGCAGAGCATCATCGAAATGGCTGCAGAGATCGGCCTAGAACTGCCGGCAAACACAGCCGAAGAACTGCGTACGTGGTTCGAGAAGTCAGCTGACTCGGGCTCACTGGTTGAGTACCTAAAGACTTTTGACATCACCACCGCGGTCATGCAGACCCGCGAGCACCTAACCCGTGTTGCCCGTGAGTTTGTAATTGACCTAGCTAACGATGGCGTCATTTACGGTGAGGTTCGTTGGGCACCTGAGCAGCACCTGACCCGCGGTTTGACCCTGGATGAAGCTGTTGAGGCAGTGCAGGATGGTCTTGAAGAGGGTGCCGCGATCATTGAGAAGCAGGGTGGCTACATTCGTACCGGGCAGCTGATTACTGCCATGCGCCACGCAGATCGTGCGCTTGAAATCGCCGAGCTTGCTGTTCGTCACCGCGATGGCGGAGTCGTTGGTTTCGACATCGCCGGAGCCGAAAAGGGCTTCTTGCCAAGCCAGCACAAGGCTGCCTTCGACTACCTAGCTGGCGAGCTGTTCCCAGTTACCGTTCACGCCGGTGAGGCAGACGGTGTCGAGAGTATCCGTGATGCAATCGTCAGCGGCCGCGCACTGCGCTTGGGCCACGGCGTGCGCTTGATTGAAGACATCATGTTCAGTCGCACTGAAGATGACACCGATGTTGTTGAGCTTGGCCCAGTTGCCGAGTGGGTAAACGACCGCGGCATTGCGCTAGAAATCTGCCCTTCATCCAACCTGCAGACCGGTGCCATCAGCATGCTGGGCGACAAAATGAGCGACCACCCGTTTGACGTGTTCTATGACCTTGGTTTTGCCGTGACCGTGAGCACCGATAACCGCCTCATGAGTGGCACCACACTGACTCGCGAGCTTGAACTTTTGGTCGACACCTTCGGTTACGGAATTGAAGACCTAGAGGTATTCATGACCACTGCGGCAGAGCACTCATTCCAACCAATCCACGACCGTGAAGAGCTAATCGAGGTTATCCAAGAGGCTTACGCGGCAGCAGCTGGCGCTAAACATGCGGTTTCCTAA
- a CDS encoding thymidine phosphorylase, translating into MSEFSAPELIVAKRDKGELSTEQINWLIANYTTGVVADEQMSAMAMAILLNGMNRREIKDLTLAMIASGERLNYADLKVPTSDKHSTGGVGDKITLPLAPLVAVFGVAVPQLSGRGLGHTGGTLDKLESIPGWRAQISNEEFNRQLAEVGAVICAAGSGLAPADRKLYSLRDVTGTVEAIPLIASSIMSKKIAEGTGSLVLDVKVGSGAFMKDIDRARELATVMVQLGQDAGVNTSALLTDMSTPLGLEIGNALEVKESLEVLAGGGPADVVEITVELAREMLRLAGKPDIDVEAALKDGRAMDKWRQMISAQGGDPDAALPEAKEHHVITAPESGYLSQLDALQVGTASWRLGAGRARKEDAVQFGAGITLHAQQGQRVEAGAPLMTLHTDEPERFERALDALSGSFKIEASAAPRKIVLEKING; encoded by the coding sequence ATGTCTGAATTTTCAGCGCCAGAACTAATCGTTGCCAAGCGCGATAAGGGTGAGCTCTCTACCGAGCAGATCAACTGGCTGATTGCCAATTACACCACCGGAGTTGTGGCCGACGAGCAGATGTCGGCTATGGCCATGGCAATTTTGCTCAACGGTATGAATCGCCGCGAAATCAAGGACCTCACCCTGGCAATGATTGCCTCGGGCGAGCGATTGAACTACGCAGACCTCAAGGTGCCAACCTCAGACAAACACTCGACCGGCGGTGTTGGCGACAAAATCACCCTGCCGCTAGCCCCCTTGGTCGCGGTTTTTGGCGTGGCTGTTCCTCAGCTTTCCGGTCGCGGTTTGGGTCACACCGGTGGAACCCTGGACAAATTGGAGTCCATTCCTGGTTGGCGCGCGCAAATCTCCAACGAAGAATTTAACCGTCAGCTGGCCGAAGTTGGCGCCGTAATCTGTGCTGCGGGTTCGGGTCTGGCCCCTGCTGACCGCAAGCTCTACTCGCTTCGCGATGTGACCGGAACAGTCGAGGCAATTCCGCTGATTGCATCGTCAATCATGTCTAAAAAGATTGCCGAGGGCACCGGTTCGCTAGTTCTAGATGTCAAAGTCGGTTCGGGTGCCTTCATGAAAGACATCGACCGTGCTCGCGAGCTGGCCACAGTGATGGTTCAGTTGGGTCAGGATGCTGGAGTCAACACCTCGGCGCTACTCACTGACATGTCAACCCCATTGGGATTGGAAATCGGAAATGCTCTTGAGGTCAAGGAATCGCTAGAGGTTCTTGCCGGTGGCGGTCCGGCCGATGTAGTCGAAATCACTGTTGAGTTGGCTCGTGAAATGTTGCGTCTGGCCGGCAAGCCAGACATCGATGTTGAAGCTGCTCTCAAGGATGGCCGCGCCATGGACAAGTGGCGCCAGATGATCTCTGCCCAAGGCGGCGACCCAGATGCGGCGTTGCCAGAGGCAAAAGAACACCACGTGATTACCGCACCAGAATCTGGTTATCTCAGCCAGCTCGATGCACTGCAGGTTGGCACTGCCTCTTGGCGCCTCGGCGCTGGGCGCGCCCGCAAAGAAGACGCAGTGCAGTTTGGTGCCGGTATCACGCTGCACGCCCAGCAGGGCCAGCGCGTTGAGGCCGGTGCACCGCTCATGACTCTCCACACCGATGAACCTGAACGCTTTGAACGAGCACTCGATGCACTCAGCGGGTCGTTTAAGATTGAGGCTTCTGCTGCACCACGCAAAATTGTGCTTGAAAAAATCAACGGCTAA